The genomic interval CCAATAGGTTGCCAGTAAACCGCCGCTGACTAGGTGCCAAATGCCCCAGAAGGCTGCAACCACCAACATGTTGGATTGATCGGGAAAAAAGGTGAATAGAATAACTAAGGCAAGGCCTGAATTTTGGATGCCAACTTCCAAGGTAACCGCACGCGTGTCTGGCTCGGTAAGCCGACCTAGTTTAGCGGCAATAAAGCCAAGACCTAAGGCAAAGGTGTTGTGCGCAATAACCAGCACCGTAAGGAGGCCCATGTGTGAAATCAAAGCTTGTAAATTTTTCCCACAGGCAATGGCGACAAATACCAGTAGCGCACCAATGGAAAACAAACGAAAAGGTTGTTCGCTTTTTTTGACTAGCAGGGGAAAAAACTTACCGCACAACATGCCCGCAATAAGCGGCAGTATTAACACGAAAATAAAAAGATTCACCATTTGCAAGGGGTCTAAGGCAATGGTTTGCAATAAGGGTTTTGTGTTCGGGTTTAGGCTGGCGTAGAAGGCAAAGTTAAAGGGTGTTAACAGCACTGCCGCAACACTGGAAACGGCGGTCATGCTCACCGATACCGCTAAGTTGCCGCGCGCAATAAAGGTCATGATGTTAGAAAAAGTACCGCCTGGGCAGGCGGCCACTAGCATCATACCCAGCGCCATGGTCGGCTCCATATCCACGGCCCAAGTGGCGGCGCAGGTAAAGGCGGGGAGCAGCATAAATTGCGCGATTAAGCCGGTCATGGGTGCTTTTGGCGCGCGCACTATACGGCTGAAATCTTCGACTTTTAGGGTCAGTGACACACCAAAAATCATCAGTGCCAAAATGCCATTAAGCAGCAGTAGTTGGTCAGCGCCGAAGCTGACTTCGCTAGCCATTAATGTTGACCTGCCAATGATGCGTGTGCATCTTGCTTGGGCAGTTGGTGCTCTGGCCAGTCCGCTTTTAGCGCATTAGTGTGGGCAATAACGGCGTTGCGATAGGTGGTTTTATCCACATAATAGGCCAT from Simiduia curdlanivorans carries:
- a CDS encoding bile acid:sodium symporter family protein — encoded protein: MASEVSFGADQLLLLNGILALMIFGVSLTLKVEDFSRIVRAPKAPMTGLIAQFMLLPAFTCAATWAVDMEPTMALGMMLVAACPGGTFSNIMTFIARGNLAVSVSMTAVSSVAAVLLTPFNFAFYASLNPNTKPLLQTIALDPLQMVNLFIFVLILPLIAGMLCGKFFPLLVKKSEQPFRLFSIGALLVFVAIACGKNLQALISHMGLLTVLVIAHNTFALGLGFIAAKLGRLTEPDTRAVTLEVGIQNSGLALVILFTFFPDQSNMLVVAAFWGIWHLVSGGLLATYWSRSAKQETAFAH